Genomic window (Bosea vaviloviae):
CGAGATCGGTCGTCACAGGGAAGGGAAACTGCCGGGCAAAGGCGTCACCGCGCACCTGCGAGCGGCTGACCGCCCAGCGCACTTGGCTGCGATCCGCGAGATCAAGCAGGCTCTTGGAATGCGGCAGCGAAGCCGGCCCAAGCCCGATGATGGCGATGCCGACCTTGCCCGTCACGCGACCAGACTCCCTGGCGTTTTCCCCTGCAACCCAACAGCCTTGGCCTGCGCCTCCAGCGCCAAACGGCAGACCGTGAAGACATGGGCCTGCGCCATGGCCATTTCCGTCCGCGCGCCGATATCGGCGACGAGATTGCGGAAATAGGTCAATGGCTCCTGTGAAGCGTCGATATGGCGCGTGCCAGTCTTGTCGACGAGGAAGACATGGTCGGTTCCCGCTCGGCCTGCGATATCGACGTATTTGCGCAGCTCGATCGTGCCTTCTGTCCCCAGGATGGTGAGCCGGCCATCGCCCCATGTCGGCAGGCCATCGGCGGTGAACCAGTCGACGCGGATATAGCCGCCAGCCTGCGGGCTGCGCAGCAGGATCTCGCCGAAATCCTCGAAATCCGGCAGATCGTTTACGCCGAAATGGCCGGTGGCCGAGGCCACGATCTCGGCCTCGCGCGAACCGGTGAAGTGCAGGAACTGGTCGATTTGATGCGAGGCGATATCGGTCAGGATGCCGCCGAACCTGGCCTTGTCGAAGAACCATTCGGGCCGGATCGCGCGATTGAGCCGATGCGGACCAAGTCCGATCGTCTGCACGACGCGCCCGATCGCTCCGTCCGCGATCAATTTGCCGGCGATGATGGTCGCGGGAACGATGAAGCGCTCGGAGAAGCAGACCGAGAAGATGCGGCCGGTCTCCACTACGACCGCCTCGACCTCGGCCAGTTGCGCCAGCGTGGTGACGCCGGGCTTGTCGACCATGACATCCTTGCCGGCCCGCATCGCGCGGATCGCGAGCGCGGCGCGCTCATCGGGAATGCCGGCGCAGACGATCAGCTCGACCGAGGGATCGTCGAGAAGTTCGTCCGTGCTGCGCGGCGCGAGAGCGGGAAAGCGCTCGCGGAAGCCTGAAAGCACGCGCTCGTCGCTGGTCCGCGGATCGAAGCCGACGCATTGCGCGCCGGCCTCGATGAGTCCGCCCACCATGTGGAAGATATGGCGGTGGTCCAGCCCTGCAGCGGCGAAGCGCATCCTATTTCGGTGCTCCGTGCCCGACGCCGATCTCCTGGTCCCAGCGCCGGAAGGCGGCGACGAGACGCTCCGGCGTCAAGGGCGGCCTGGTCGGCAGCTTGGCGATGAGGTCGTCATATTCCGGCCGGCCATATTCCTTGAGGACGTCGCGGCTCTCCTGCGGCGCCATGGCAAGCGTTACGCCCTTCACCGCCGGCCCTGGGTAGAAATAGCCCTTGTCATAGGTCGCGGCCTGCGCCTCGGGCTTCAGCATATGCGACATCAGCGCCAGCAGCACGGCGATCTTGTCGGCCGGCACGCCCTTGGGGATGCACATGAACTGGGTGTCGGGAATCCAGTGCGTGTTGGCGAGCACGAAGACCTTGGCCTCCTTCGGCACGATGCCGAGCGCGCGCGGATTGATGTCCCAGCCCAGCGTCGAGACGATGACGTCGCGCGTGCCCTCGCCGAGTTCCTTCATCGTCGGCGTGGTGCCGCCTGGATAGTAGTCGATGCCGGTGCCGAGCTCCTTGAGATAGGCCCAGCTCTTGTCCCAGCCCTTCATCGGGTCGGACGGATCGGTGTCGTTCAGGATGTAAGGCAGGCCCTGCAGGAAGGTCCAGCCGGGGCCGGAATTGACCGGCCGGGCATAGGTGAAGCGCTTCGGGTTCTGCTTGACGTAAGCCAGGAACTCCTCGGCCGTCTTGGGCACGACCTTGAGGCGTTCGGGCGCATATTCGAAAAGCGGGCCCGACGGCGAATAGACGACGGCGACGCCTTCGTTCTGGCCAAAATTGCGCTGCATCATCAGCGCCTGCTCGTGATAGACCTCCTCGGCCTTGGGCAGTTTCGCCGTATGCGATTTCCAGACATCGACCCACAGGCCCTGCTGGATGCCGTCCGACATCGCGCCCGGCCCGGTCAGGACGAGGTCGATATCGACGCGGTTGGCCTCCTGCTGCGCCTTGAGCTTCGCCGGCAGTTCCGGTGAGGGTGCCCGCGAAAAATTCAATCGCGAGATCAGCTTGGGATTGTCTTTGCCGAAGCGCTCGATCGCGGCCTGCGTCAATTGCAGATTGCCCGCGACATCGATGATGTTGAGCGCCACCGGCGCGGCCTGGGCGCGGGCCCCCGTCGCTGCCAGCGCGGCAAGTCCCGCCGCGCCGGCCACGACGCGTCTGCGTGTCGGATATGTCGAATTTGTCATGGCTCTCTCCCTGAAGGTTCGACCCTCTATCCGCCCCCTTTGACAGGGCACGCCGGGGCCTTGAATTCATCCCTCCGCAGCCGGCGCCGCGCCGGCTGCGCTAGTTTCCCGTCAGCGTCGCCCTCCCCGCCCGACGATCTGCGTCGGGTTGACGAAGCGCAGCGCGATCACGAGCCAGATCAGCGTCGTGACCATGTAGACCACCGCCATCGCGTCGATCGATTGCACGGCGCGCACGCCGGCAGCGAAGACGGCGTAGTAGAGCGCCACGACCAGCGTCTGGCTGGTCGGCCCCGCGGTGAGGAAGGTCAATTCGAACATCGCGATGGTGCGCACCAGCACGAGCAGGAGCGAGGCGAGAATGCCCGGCATCAGCAAGGGCAGGAGCACATGCACGAAGAGCTTGAAGGTGTTGGCGCCGAAGACGCGCGCCGCCGCCTCGATCTTGGTGTCGATCTGCTCGATGAAGGGGATCATCACCAGGATGACGAAGGGCACTGTCGGCACCAGATTGGCGAGCACGACGCCCGACATCTGCCCGGCGAGGCCGAGCCGGTAGAGCACTGTCGCCAACGGAATGCCGAAGGTGATCGGCGGCACCAGGAGCGGCAGCAGGAACAGCAGCATGACGAGCCGCTTGCCGGGGAACTCGCGCCGCGCCAGCGCATAGGCAGCGGGCACGCCGATCAATCCCGACAGCAGGACCACCAAGAAGACGATCTGGAAGGTGACGCTCAGCACCTCGTCGAGCTGGAACTCGGCCCAGGCGGCCGAGTACCAGCGTATGGTCCAGCCAGCCGGGAACCATGTCCCAAGCCAGCGCGTGGCGAAGGAGCTCGTCACCACGGTGGCGATCATCCCCAGCAGGTTGAGCAGGAAGAAGCCGATGACAGCCCAGTTGGCGGCGGCCCAGAGCTTCGTCGAGAGGCGGGTATCTGCAACCATGATCGTCAGCCCTTCCCGCCGCCGGCCGGGCCGCGATAAAGCAGGCCGCGCGCGCTCAGGACCAGGACGACGATCCCGAGCTGAACCACGCCCATGATCATCGCCACCGCCGAGGCCATCGAATAATCATACTCCTCGAAGGCGGCCTGATAGGCTGCGATCGAGATCACCCGCGTCGGGCCCGCCGGCGCACCCAGCAGCACGGCCGACGGAAAGACCGAGAAGGCCTGCACGAAGCTGAGGCAGAAGGTGATCGCCAGCCCCGGCAGCAGCAGCGGGAACATGATGGTCTTGAAACGCTGCCAGGGGCCTGCCCCCAGCGTCGCCGCCGCCCGCTCCAGCGCCG
Coding sequences:
- a CDS encoding ABC transporter permease; this encodes MVADTRLSTKLWAAANWAVIGFFLLNLLGMIATVVTSSFATRWLGTWFPAGWTIRWYSAAWAEFQLDEVLSVTFQIVFLVVLLSGLIGVPAAYALARREFPGKRLVMLLFLLPLLVPPITFGIPLATVLYRLGLAGQMSGVVLANLVPTVPFVILVMIPFIEQIDTKIEAAARVFGANTFKLFVHVLLPLLMPGILASLLLVLVRTIAMFELTFLTAGPTSQTLVVALYYAVFAAGVRAVQSIDAMAVVYMVTTLIWLVIALRFVNPTQIVGRGGRR
- a CDS encoding extracellular solute-binding protein; this translates as MTNSTYPTRRRVVAGAAGLAALAATGARAQAAPVALNIIDVAGNLQLTQAAIERFGKDNPKLISRLNFSRAPSPELPAKLKAQQEANRVDIDLVLTGPGAMSDGIQQGLWVDVWKSHTAKLPKAEEVYHEQALMMQRNFGQNEGVAVVYSPSGPLFEYAPERLKVVPKTAEEFLAYVKQNPKRFTYARPVNSGPGWTFLQGLPYILNDTDPSDPMKGWDKSWAYLKELGTGIDYYPGGTTPTMKELGEGTRDVIVSTLGWDINPRALGIVPKEAKVFVLANTHWIPDTQFMCIPKGVPADKIAVLLALMSHMLKPEAQAATYDKGYFYPGPAVKGVTLAMAPQESRDVLKEYGRPEYDDLIAKLPTRPPLTPERLVAAFRRWDQEIGVGHGAPK
- a CDS encoding Gfo/Idh/MocA family protein: MRFAAAGLDHRHIFHMVGGLIEAGAQCVGFDPRTSDERVLSGFRERFPALAPRSTDELLDDPSVELIVCAGIPDERAALAIRAMRAGKDVMVDKPGVTTLAQLAEVEAVVVETGRIFSVCFSERFIVPATIIAGKLIADGAIGRVVQTIGLGPHRLNRAIRPEWFFDKARFGGILTDIASHQIDQFLHFTGSREAEIVASATGHFGVNDLPDFEDFGEILLRSPQAGGYIRVDWFTADGLPTWGDGRLTILGTEGTIELRKYVDIAGRAGTDHVFLVDKTGTRHIDASQEPLTYFRNLVADIGARTEMAMAQAHVFTVCRLALEAQAKAVGLQGKTPGSLVA